The following are encoded together in the Thermosipho japonicus genome:
- the rny gene encoding ribonuclease Y, with amino-acid sequence MLIYILAFVGVFVGALVGYVVAKRKIEKDLLLAKKDAEHIIKEAEKEASEIKKKAVIESREELHKLREDWEKEKKAREEELKYAEERLIKREEMVSKREELLDKKENYIEELRKELEEKQRELIEKEKEIEESFEKLAGITPEQAREIVLNEAREKYEYEIAKVYSQIKTRYEEDAEKYAKKVIADAIQRYAPEYSGEVTVSTVMLPNDDMKGRLIGREGRNIRAFEKVTGVDLIIDDTPEMVTVSCFNPLRREIARRTIEKLVADGRIHPTRIEEMYEKAKDEVERIIKEAGQEATFVTGVGGLHPEIVKLLGRLKFRTSYGQNVLNHSIEVALIAGLLASELGLNVEMAKRGGLLHDVGKALDHEVEGSHTIIGAEILKRYGEKKEVINMIMAHHGEEEPMTPEAVIVAAADALSAARPGARREDVENYIKRLIKLEEIAKSFKYVENAYAIQAGREVRVIVQPDKVDDVLADKLSHDIAMKIEEELQYPGVLKVVVIREKRSVAYAK; translated from the coding sequence ATGTTGATATATATATTAGCATTTGTTGGTGTTTTTGTTGGAGCTTTAGTTGGTTATGTAGTAGCTAAAAGAAAAATTGAAAAAGATTTGTTATTAGCCAAAAAAGACGCAGAACATATTATCAAAGAGGCTGAAAAAGAGGCAAGTGAAATCAAGAAAAAGGCCGTTATTGAATCAAGAGAGGAACTTCACAAGCTTAGAGAAGATTGGGAAAAAGAGAAAAAGGCTCGTGAAGAGGAATTAAAGTATGCTGAAGAAAGACTTATTAAAAGGGAAGAGATGGTTTCAAAGCGTGAAGAACTTTTGGATAAAAAAGAAAATTATATAGAAGAGTTAAGAAAAGAATTGGAAGAAAAACAAAGAGAGTTAATTGAGAAAGAAAAAGAAATAGAAGAAAGTTTTGAAAAACTTGCAGGTATTACTCCAGAGCAGGCAAGAGAAATTGTCTTAAATGAAGCACGTGAAAAGTATGAATATGAAATTGCAAAAGTTTATTCTCAAATTAAGACAAGGTATGAAGAAGATGCTGAAAAATACGCAAAAAAGGTTATAGCAGATGCAATTCAAAGGTATGCACCTGAGTATTCTGGGGAGGTAACAGTAAGTACGGTGATGCTTCCAAATGATGATATGAAAGGAAGACTAATTGGTAGAGAAGGGAGAAATATAAGAGCATTTGAAAAGGTTACAGGTGTAGATTTGATTATAGATGATACACCAGAAATGGTTACAGTAAGTTGTTTTAATCCATTGAGAAGGGAAATTGCAAGAAGGACAATTGAAAAGTTAGTTGCAGATGGAAGAATACATCCTACAAGAATTGAAGAAATGTATGAAAAAGCGAAAGACGAAGTCGAAAGAATAATTAAAGAAGCTGGTCAGGAAGCAACATTTGTTACAGGTGTTGGAGGATTGCATCCAGAAATAGTAAAACTTTTAGGTAGATTGAAATTTAGAACGAGTTACGGTCAAAATGTATTGAATCACTCTATAGAAGTTGCACTTATTGCTGGTTTGTTAGCCTCCGAACTTGGTTTGAATGTAGAAATGGCCAAACGTGGAGGACTATTGCATGACGTAGGTAAAGCACTTGATCATGAAGTTGAAGGCTCTCATACTATTATTGGTGCCGAAATATTAAAGAGATATGGTGAAAAGAAAGAGGTTATTAATATGATAATGGCTCACCATGGAGAAGAAGAACCGATGACCCCAGAAGCAGTCATTGTTGCAGCTGCAGATGCATTATCTGCTGCAAGACCAGGCGCAAGAAGAGAAGATGTTGAAAATTATATTAAAAGGCTTATTAAACTTGAAGAGATTGCAAAAAGCTTTAAATATGTTGAAAATGCATATGCAATTCAAGCTGGTAGAGAAGTAAGGGTTATAGTACAACCAGATAAAGTTGATGATGTTTTGGCTGATAAATTGTCCCACGACATTGCTATGAAAATCGAAGAGGAGCTGCAATATCCAGGAGTTTTAAAAGTTGTGGTAATTAGAGAAAAGCGAAGTGTAGCTTACGCAAAATAA
- a CDS encoding pseudouridine-5'-phosphate glycosidase — protein MIISEKVQNALEENKPIVALESTVIAHGLPYPENLKVAQDFEEIVYENGCVPATIGILKGKVIVGLSKEQLIELVDDNPIKVGTREISYAIAMKKSAATTVSSTARIANLSGIKVFATGGIGGVHRGDWDVSQDIIELSKTNIIVVSAGCKSILDIKKTLEFLETFQVLTVGYKTEYFPIFYNGLSKEKIYKVESTDEIANIFHEKNKLKLESAILVANPIPEDYVLDNNEIEGYIKIVEKEITEKDIRGKEVTPYMLKRLVELSNGKTLESNIALLKNNVELACKIAQSLKK, from the coding sequence TTGATCATTTCAGAAAAAGTCCAAAATGCTCTTGAAGAAAACAAGCCAATTGTTGCACTAGAAAGTACAGTAATAGCTCATGGGCTCCCATATCCAGAAAATCTCAAAGTAGCACAAGATTTTGAGGAGATTGTTTACGAAAATGGTTGTGTTCCTGCGACAATCGGCATATTAAAAGGTAAGGTCATTGTAGGCCTTTCAAAAGAACAACTAATAGAACTTGTAGATGATAATCCAATAAAAGTAGGAACAAGGGAAATTTCCTATGCCATTGCAATGAAAAAATCTGCTGCAACTACCGTCAGCTCCACTGCAAGGATTGCCAATCTTTCAGGAATAAAAGTATTTGCAACAGGTGGCATCGGTGGAGTACATAGAGGGGACTGGGATGTTTCACAAGATATTATAGAACTTTCAAAGACAAATATAATTGTCGTTTCGGCAGGTTGTAAATCAATACTTGATATAAAGAAAACACTTGAATTTTTAGAAACCTTTCAGGTCTTAACTGTGGGATACAAAACTGAATATTTTCCGATATTTTACAATGGACTTTCAAAAGAAAAAATATATAAGGTAGAAAGCACAGATGAAATTGCTAATATTTTTCATGAAAAAAATAAACTTAAATTAGAAAGTGCAATTTTGGTTGCAAATCCAATTCCAGAAGATTATGTTTTAGATAATAATGAGATAGAAGGTTATATAAAAATAGTCGAAAAAGAAATAACAGAAAAAGACATTCGCGGAAAAGAAGTTACACCCTATATGTTAAAAAGACTTGTAGAACTTTCAAATGGAAAAACTCTTGAATCAAATATAGCTCTCTTAAAAAACAATGTCGAACTAGCATGTAAAATTGCACAAAGCTTAAAAAAATAG
- the purL gene encoding phosphoribosylformylglycinamidine synthase subunit PurL: MKYLDILEKSLGRKATINEIEAFTVMWSEHCGYSHTKKYIKRLPLVSEESGNAGLVPLNDKYYISFKIESHNHPSAIEPYNGAATGVGGIIRDILAMGARPTAILDSLHMHKIIDGIIEGIADYGNSIGVPTVGGELRISDAYKYNPLVNVMAAGIVKKENIITSKATRKGQVIVIFGGATGRDGIHGASFASEDLTGEKANKLSIQVGDPFAEKQLIEAFLKMVEEGLVEGAQDLGAGGVLSATSELVAKGGFGAIIDLENLPLREPNMKPIEILISESQERMAVITSKEKAKKILEIAKDHLLFGAIVGVVTDDGIYHVRYNGETILKVPAKLLSNAPEEEIYEFEKDALPENIDLTFSPVDASHVYTQYDYMVGTDTIIKPGYGAALMRIKDEDIYYSLLTHSRADIGKVSPYWGSFIAVIESIRKTLAVGAKPLAITDCINYGDPDEEPKGLAAMMQGLKDACEFSNVKVASGNASLYNTNNKIPIPPTMVIGMVGKATKALLPKSGDLYLIGWKDFDLEREKILWNEIKKQTSKGNFVLALSNYKENPTYTKNLGLKISDIQHAPIHQLILVIGNDVKSDLPTKKIGKATI, encoded by the coding sequence ATGAAATACTTAGACATACTCGAAAAAAGCCTTGGTAGAAAAGCCACCATAAACGAAATAGAAGCTTTTACAGTAATGTGGAGCGAACACTGTGGATACTCTCATACCAAAAAGTATATAAAAAGACTTCCACTTGTAAGTGAGGAATCGGGGAACGCAGGTCTTGTACCTCTAAATGATAAGTATTATATATCGTTTAAAATTGAAAGCCATAACCATCCAAGTGCAATTGAACCTTATAACGGAGCTGCAACTGGTGTTGGAGGGATAATAAGAGATATACTTGCAATGGGAGCAAGGCCTACTGCTATTCTTGATTCATTACATATGCACAAGATAATAGATGGAATAATAGAAGGAATAGCAGATTATGGAAATTCAATAGGTGTTCCTACTGTAGGTGGTGAACTAAGAATCAGTGACGCCTATAAATATAATCCACTTGTAAACGTTATGGCAGCAGGTATAGTAAAAAAAGAAAATATTATAACTTCTAAAGCAACAAGAAAAGGACAGGTAATTGTAATTTTTGGTGGAGCAACCGGAAGAGATGGGATTCACGGAGCTTCATTTGCTTCAGAAGACCTTACCGGTGAAAAAGCAAACAAACTTTCTATTCAAGTTGGTGACCCATTTGCAGAAAAACAACTCATTGAAGCATTTTTAAAAATGGTAGAAGAAGGCCTGGTAGAAGGTGCACAAGATCTTGGGGCTGGCGGTGTTCTTTCTGCTACTTCAGAGCTTGTAGCAAAAGGTGGGTTTGGAGCAATTATAGACTTAGAAAATCTTCCACTTAGAGAACCTAACATGAAACCAATAGAGATATTAATAAGTGAAAGTCAGGAAAGAATGGCTGTAATAACATCAAAAGAAAAAGCAAAAAAAATACTAGAAATAGCTAAGGATCACTTACTATTCGGAGCAATTGTCGGAGTAGTTACGGATGATGGTATCTACCACGTAAGGTACAATGGTGAGACCATTTTGAAAGTTCCTGCAAAATTACTTTCAAATGCTCCTGAAGAAGAAATATATGAATTTGAAAAAGATGCACTTCCAGAAAATATAGATCTTACATTTTCTCCTGTTGATGCAAGCCATGTCTACACTCAATATGATTATATGGTTGGAACTGATACTATAATAAAACCAGGATATGGAGCTGCTCTCATGAGAATAAAAGATGAAGATATATATTATTCTCTTCTTACCCATAGCAGAGCAGACATTGGAAAAGTTAGTCCATATTGGGGTTCTTTTATTGCTGTTATTGAAAGTATTAGAAAAACACTAGCTGTAGGTGCCAAGCCACTTGCAATAACCGATTGTATTAATTATGGAGATCCTGATGAAGAACCTAAAGGACTAGCTGCCATGATGCAAGGATTGAAAGATGCCTGTGAATTTTCTAATGTAAAAGTTGCAAGTGGAAATGCTTCACTTTACAATACAAACAACAAAATTCCAATTCCACCAACAATGGTAATTGGCATGGTAGGAAAAGCTACCAAGGCATTATTACCTAAATCTGGAGATTTATATCTTATTGGTTGGAAAGATTTTGATCTAGAAAGAGAAAAAATTCTTTGGAATGAAATTAAAAAACAAACATCAAAAGGAAATTTTGTACTCGCTTTATCAAACTACAAAGAAAATCCAACATACACAAAAAATTTAGGTTTAAAAATTTCCGATATTCAACACGCCCCGATTCACCAGCTAATTTTAGTAATAGGAAATGATGTAAAAAGTGACTTGCCTACAAAAAAGATAGGTAAAGCCACGATTTAG
- a CDS encoding IMPACT family protein translates to MNYIKYKTIFGVHEHKKNIERSIFIATLSHIKNQEEAKEFIREISKKYNDATHNCPAYRVIENNQIIEFSSDNGEPSGTAGRPILGVLKRYDLLNVVVVVTRYFGGVKLGVRGLIEAYSSTVDELISNLKVTTLVPIPVYTVKIGYDEYGKAMQDLHYKGYEIINTEFFETFAHIKIRGNKKPEEYNVLDESITYIKEEE, encoded by the coding sequence ATGAATTATATAAAATATAAAACAATATTTGGAGTACATGAACACAAAAAAAATATAGAACGCTCTATATTTATTGCCACTCTTTCGCACATTAAAAACCAAGAAGAAGCTAAAGAGTTTATAAGAGAGATTTCTAAAAAATATAATGATGCAACTCACAATTGCCCTGCATATAGAGTAATTGAAAATAACCAAATAATAGAATTTTCTTCTGATAATGGCGAGCCTTCTGGAACTGCAGGCCGACCTATTTTGGGAGTTTTAAAAAGATATGACCTTTTAAATGTTGTGGTTGTCGTTACTAGGTATTTTGGAGGAGTAAAACTCGGTGTTAGGGGACTCATTGAAGCCTATTCATCAACTGTCGATGAATTAATTTCCAACTTAAAAGTAACAACACTTGTCCCCATACCAGTTTACACGGTTAAAATTGGGTACGACGAGTATGGAAAAGCAATGCAAGATTTGCACTATAAAGGATATGAAATAATAAATACAGAATTTTTTGAAACTTTTGCCCATATTAAAATTAGAGGAAATAAAAAACCTGAAGAATACAATGTTTTAGATGAAAGCATAACATACATTAAGGAGGAGGAGTAA
- the recA gene encoding recombinase RecA, whose protein sequence is MSNDNAKKREVLKKAIGKIEKTYGKGSIMFLGEESSIQNIETIPSGSVAIDIASGVGGYPRGRIIEIYGPESSGKTTIALHAIASAQKNGGVAAFIDAEHALDPVYAQNLGVDVNDLLIAQPDYGEQALEIVDELVRSNAVDIVVVDSVAALVPRAEIEGSMGDVQVGLQARLMSQALRKLAGNINKSKTVVIFINQTRMKIGVMYGNPETTTGGVALKFYATMRLEVRGIGKITEGSESVGNQVRVKFVKNKVAPPFKEAIVDIIYGKGIVRENELFNIAVDEHLITRRGSWFSYVDLKGVEHSLGQGKNNSIAYLLEHPELLDEIEGIIREKHGLIKKGEEKSDEKKESDK, encoded by the coding sequence AAAAAGCTATAGGAAAGATTGAAAAAACTTACGGTAAGGGTTCAATAATGTTTTTGGGTGAAGAATCAAGTATACAGAATATTGAAACTATTCCAAGTGGTTCTGTTGCAATTGATATAGCATCTGGTGTTGGTGGATATCCACGTGGGAGGATAATTGAAATATATGGTCCAGAGTCAAGTGGAAAAACTACGATTGCTTTGCATGCTATAGCTTCGGCTCAAAAAAATGGCGGAGTTGCAGCATTTATTGATGCAGAACATGCACTTGATCCAGTATATGCTCAAAATCTTGGGGTTGATGTAAATGATCTATTGATAGCTCAACCTGATTATGGTGAACAGGCACTTGAAATTGTTGATGAACTTGTGAGAAGTAATGCCGTTGATATTGTTGTGGTTGATTCTGTGGCGGCACTCGTCCCACGTGCAGAAATAGAAGGTTCTATGGGGGATGTGCAGGTAGGGCTTCAAGCTAGATTGATGTCTCAAGCTTTGAGAAAACTTGCAGGAAATATAAATAAATCAAAAACAGTTGTGATATTTATAAACCAGACCCGTATGAAAATAGGAGTAATGTATGGAAATCCTGAAACTACAACTGGTGGGGTTGCATTGAAATTTTATGCTACTATGAGGCTTGAAGTTAGAGGAATTGGAAAAATTACCGAGGGAAGCGAAAGTGTTGGAAATCAGGTAAGGGTAAAATTTGTAAAGAATAAAGTTGCTCCACCATTTAAAGAAGCAATTGTTGATATTATTTACGGAAAAGGTATAGTAAGAGAAAATGAATTATTTAATATTGCAGTTGATGAGCATCTTATAACAAGACGCGGTAGTTGGTTCTCGTATGTTGATTTGAAGGGTGTAGAGCATTCTCTTGGACAAGGTAAAAACAATTCAATTGCGTACCTTTTGGAGCATCCAGAGTTGTTGGACGAAATAGAAGGTATAATAAGAGAAAAACATGGTTTAATTAAGAAGGGTGAAGAAAAATCTGATGAGAAAAAAGAATCCGATAAATGA
- the yfcE gene encoding phosphodiesterase: MKVLVISDTHGSVYYWNKIKKIAEQVDEIFHLGDVLYHGPRNPLPEGYNPKELVEELKKFNINYIRGNCDADVDVKVLGLQEMPKQTMEFFKDIPIYLFHGESIENDNFDVTSFAKNHNVRIILHGHTHIPKIEEKEGIIIANPGSLSLPKGGFPQTYMIIDLSNTPKITIYDLDNKEVLSKTI; the protein is encoded by the coding sequence GTGAAAGTACTAGTTATTTCAGATACTCATGGGTCAGTATATTATTGGAATAAAATCAAAAAAATTGCAGAACAAGTTGATGAAATATTCCATCTTGGAGATGTTTTATACCATGGTCCAAGAAATCCTCTCCCAGAAGGCTATAATCCAAAAGAACTTGTAGAAGAGCTTAAAAAATTTAATATTAACTACATAAGGGGTAATTGTGATGCAGATGTTGATGTTAAGGTTTTAGGCTTGCAGGAAATGCCAAAGCAAACTATGGAATTTTTTAAAGATATTCCAATCTATCTTTTTCATGGTGAAAGTATTGAAAATGACAATTTTGATGTTACAAGCTTTGCAAAAAATCATAATGTTAGAATAATTCTACATGGACATACCCATATTCCTAAAATTGAAGAAAAAGAAGGAATAATAATTGCAAATCCGGGTAGTCTTTCTTTGCCTAAAGGTGGTTTCCCTCAAACATATATGATTATTGATCTTTCAAATACTCCTAAAATTACAATATATGATTTGGATAATAAAGAGGTGTTAAGCAAGACAATATGA
- a CDS encoding pyridoxal phosphate-dependent aminotransferase, with translation MISKRAQNVPASPIRRLVPYADAAKAKGIHVYHLNIGQPDIKTPKQWHEYIQKFKTEVVAYTHSQGIKPLREKFAEYYHKWNINVEPDEIMVTNGGSEAILFALGVVCDPGDEVIVIEPFYANYAGFAAYLNVKLVPVTAKPENGYRMPTMDDFEKVISPKTKAILFSNPSNPTGVVYTKEELEVIANIAKKFNLVVISDEVYREFTFDNTKAISMFKFEELRENNLIIVDSLSKRYSACGARIGTFVTKNKDFYAAALKLAQARLCPPEITQYGAIGLLNTDEEYMKNAMNEYRLRRDVAYEEISKIPGIIAHKPQGAFYLSAKLPVDDSEEFIKWMLSEFNVDGKTTMVAPLSGFYATNGLGKSEIRIAYVLESEKLKDAINIMAKAIEAYNNR, from the coding sequence ATGATATCCAAAAGGGCTCAAAATGTCCCAGCAAGTCCTATAAGAAGGCTTGTCCCTTATGCAGACGCAGCAAAAGCTAAGGGAATACATGTATACCACCTTAATATAGGCCAACCTGATATTAAAACTCCAAAACAGTGGCATGAATATATTCAAAAATTCAAAACAGAGGTAGTCGCATATACTCACTCTCAAGGTATAAAACCACTTAGAGAAAAATTCGCAGAATACTATCATAAATGGAATATAAATGTTGAGCCTGACGAGATCATGGTTACAAACGGAGGAAGTGAAGCAATATTATTTGCATTAGGTGTTGTATGTGATCCCGGTGATGAAGTAATTGTTATTGAGCCATTCTATGCAAATTATGCTGGTTTTGCCGCATACCTTAATGTTAAGCTTGTCCCAGTAACTGCAAAACCAGAAAACGGCTATAGAATGCCAACAATGGATGACTTTGAAAAAGTAATTTCACCTAAGACTAAAGCAATATTATTCTCCAACCCATCAAACCCTACAGGTGTTGTTTATACTAAGGAAGAACTTGAAGTAATTGCAAATATTGCAAAAAAATTCAATTTAGTAGTTATATCCGATGAAGTATATAGAGAATTTACTTTTGATAACACAAAAGCGATTTCAATGTTTAAATTTGAAGAACTAAGAGAAAATAACTTGATAATTGTAGATAGTTTATCAAAAAGATATAGCGCATGTGGTGCAAGAATCGGAACATTTGTAACCAAAAATAAAGATTTTTATGCTGCTGCATTGAAACTTGCTCAAGCAAGACTCTGTCCACCTGAAATTACTCAATATGGTGCAATTGGTTTATTAAACACCGATGAAGAATATATGAAGAATGCCATGAATGAATACAGATTAAGAAGAGATGTGGCATATGAAGAAATTAGCAAAATCCCAGGAATTATTGCTCATAAACCCCAAGGTGCATTTTATCTATCCGCCAAACTTCCTGTAGATGATTCAGAAGAATTTATCAAATGGATGCTCTCTGAATTTAATGTGGATGGAAAAACTACAATGGTGGCACCTCTTTCTGGATTTTATGCAACAAATGGACTTGGAAAGAGTGAAATTAGAATCGCATATGTACTTGAATCTGAAAAGCTAAAAGATGCAATTAATATAATGGCAAAGGCAATTGAGGCATATAATAACAGATAA
- a CDS encoding phosphoenolpyruvate carboxykinase (ATP) codes for MVLATKQYFKINEISKENSLFSRMRITIETAFYGNNVEIITTPKEAYKLAKNSPGTIVTSWKVYQPELLGLDKDTKVLLFNDGAVTGRYAAGRRIIGDPNIDNKKYEEIVREAVYNSRQKKMYHGISFTGLSKDFMVKNHLLIPEGHENLLYNWLLNFQYLSLEYEKMYNESFLFNEGDIYVFADPDWKHPDYPLGLAIFDPQHNCAAILGMRYFGEFKKGTLTLAWSIANRNGYASCHGGLKRLKNEKTDFVAAFFGLSGSGKSTLTHAKHKNYDVTILHDDAFIISTKDLSSIALEPSYFDKTADYPTSKEDNKYLLTIQNCGATMDEKGNIVPIMEDIRNGNGRAIKSKLWSPNRVNKIDSKINAIFWLMKDPTLPPIVKIENPVLSSTMGALLTTKRTSAEKLDDGVDPNALVFEPYANPFRTYPLSEDYQKFKLLFEKGVECYILNTGYFLDKKIPKELTISLVEKVVEGSLKWYKWFGDFYITRIEDFEPDMNDINYIQSLKEGFKKRIEFVKTKEVENCGKDKLPEEVLKILEKSISNI; via the coding sequence ATGGTGTTGGCAACAAAACAATATTTCAAAATCAATGAAATATCAAAGGAAAATTCACTCTTTTCTAGAATGAGAATTACAATTGAAACGGCATTTTACGGCAACAACGTCGAAATCATTACAACTCCAAAAGAAGCATACAAGCTTGCCAAAAATTCTCCTGGTACAATAGTTACAAGTTGGAAAGTTTATCAACCAGAACTTTTAGGGCTTGACAAAGATACAAAAGTTCTTCTCTTCAATGATGGTGCTGTCACTGGAAGGTATGCAGCAGGTAGGCGGATCATAGGAGATCCAAATATAGACAATAAAAAATATGAAGAAATAGTAAGAGAAGCAGTTTATAACTCTAGACAAAAAAAAATGTATCATGGAATATCCTTTACAGGACTTTCAAAAGATTTCATGGTAAAAAACCACTTACTAATTCCTGAAGGCCATGAAAATTTGTTATATAACTGGTTACTGAATTTTCAATACCTTTCCCTGGAATATGAAAAAATGTATAATGAATCTTTTTTGTTTAATGAAGGTGATATCTACGTTTTTGCAGATCCTGATTGGAAACATCCAGATTATCCTCTAGGACTTGCTATTTTCGATCCTCAACATAACTGTGCTGCTATACTTGGGATGAGGTACTTTGGGGAATTCAAAAAAGGGACTTTAACCCTTGCTTGGAGCATTGCAAATAGAAATGGATATGCTTCCTGCCATGGTGGATTAAAAAGATTAAAAAATGAAAAAACAGATTTTGTAGCTGCATTTTTTGGATTATCCGGCTCAGGAAAATCCACACTTACACACGCAAAACATAAAAATTATGATGTAACTATTTTACACGATGATGCCTTCATTATATCAACCAAAGATTTATCTTCAATAGCACTTGAACCATCTTATTTCGATAAAACTGCGGATTATCCAACATCCAAGGAAGATAATAAATACCTCCTTACCATTCAAAATTGCGGGGCAACGATGGACGAGAAAGGTAATATAGTACCTATAATGGAGGATATTAGAAACGGAAACGGACGTGCAATAAAATCTAAGCTTTGGTCTCCAAATAGGGTTAATAAAATAGATTCTAAGATTAATGCTATATTCTGGCTCATGAAAGATCCAACACTTCCACCTATAGTTAAAATAGAAAATCCTGTACTCTCTTCAACCATGGGCGCATTGCTTACTACAAAAAGAACATCTGCTGAAAAATTGGATGACGGTGTTGATCCAAATGCATTGGTATTTGAGCCATACGCAAATCCATTTAGAACTTATCCACTTTCCGAGGATTACCAAAAATTCAAATTACTCTTTGAAAAAGGGGTAGAATGCTACATCTTAAATACAGGATACTTTTTAGATAAGAAAATTCCAAAAGAACTGACAATATCGCTAGTAGAGAAAGTAGTTGAAGGCTCTTTAAAATGGTATAAATGGTTTGGAGATTTCTACATAACACGTATAGAGGATTTTGAACCTGACATGAATGACATTAATTATATTCAATCATTAAAAGAAGGGTTCAAAAAAAGAATAGAATTTGTTAAAACAAAAGAAGTAGAAAATTGTGGAAAAGATAAATTACCAGAGGAAGTTTTAAAAATATTAGAAAAATCAATATCAAACATTTAG
- a CDS encoding regulatory protein RecX — MRKKNPINDALRLLKFRIRSEKEIYLRLKDKGYNDEEIKKTIEELKSKGFLDDEKFAYLYAYDSLTLKKKGPFLIKRELLNLGVDEYIIDDAISKVLSEVDIEQIKRELVKDMDARKAREYLYRRGFGGE, encoded by the coding sequence ATGAGAAAAAAGAATCCGATAAATGATGCATTAAGACTTTTAAAGTTTAGAATACGTTCTGAAAAAGAGATATACTTAAGATTAAAGGATAAGGGATATAATGATGAAGAAATAAAAAAAACAATTGAAGAATTAAAGTCAAAAGGTTTTTTAGATGATGAAAAATTTGCATATCTTTATGCTTATGATTCTTTAACTTTGAAAAAGAAGGGACCATTTTTGATTAAAAGAGAGCTTTTAAACCTTGGAGTTGATGAATACATAATTGATGATGCAATTTCAAAAGTTTTATCTGAAGTTGATATTGAGCAGATAAAAAGAGAATTGGTAAAAGATATGGATGCAAGAAAAGCTAGAGAATACTTATATAGAAGAGGATTTGGAGGTGAATAA
- a CDS encoding protease complex subunit PrcB family protein encodes MKKLLSLFLTIFSIIILSNSVFIYPVDKELPDNLFRYEGTKSNMIYYLKLFENDQEKGYIIKGWYFTPKSAIETVKILIRFNNEEHNYTIKTLKKGNYSIIPSYLIICPKNATVIIGNYEIDKKQVVKNVEIGEIMTPQFREMGIYVFTIENKIVLKDTFSTNDDIFIAVSMGLRKTGGYSLELENYEIKENQILINLVFNEPKKSEMVTQAFTIPTYRLNIGKLEKGNYVIKVNVKSGNNVLKFSKEIEIK; translated from the coding sequence ATGAAAAAACTTCTTTCATTATTTTTAACTATTTTTAGTATAATTATTCTCTCAAACTCTGTTTTTATCTACCCTGTAGACAAAGAACTACCGGATAATCTATTCCGATATGAAGGAACAAAAAGCAATATGATTTACTATTTAAAACTTTTTGAAAATGATCAAGAAAAGGGATATATAATTAAAGGTTGGTACTTTACACCCAAAAGTGCTATTGAAACTGTCAAAATTTTAATTAGATTCAACAATGAAGAACATAACTATACAATAAAAACATTAAAAAAAGGAAACTATTCTATTATTCCTTCTTATTTAATAATTTGTCCCAAAAATGCTACTGTTATAATTGGAAATTATGAAATTGACAAAAAGCAAGTAGTAAAAAATGTAGAAATAGGTGAAATTATGACACCACAATTTAGAGAAATGGGGATCTACGTCTTTACTATAGAAAATAAGATAGTCTTAAAAGACACATTTTCAACCAATGACGATATTTTTATTGCTGTATCAATGGGACTCAGAAAAACTGGTGGCTATTCACTTGAACTTGAAAATTATGAAATAAAAGAAAATCAGATCTTAATCAACCTTGTATTTAATGAACCCAAAAAGAGTGAAATGGTAACCCAAGCATTTACAATCCCGACATACAGGCTTAATATTGGAAAACTTGAAAAAGGAAATTACGTGATAAAGGTGAATGTAAAGAGTGGAAATAACGTTTTAAAGTTTTCAAAAGAAATAGAGATAAAATAA